Proteins found in one Drosophila busckii strain San Diego stock center, stock number 13000-0081.31 chromosome 2R, ASM1175060v1, whole genome shotgun sequence genomic segment:
- the LOC108595889 gene encoding 5-hydroxyisourate hydrolase, whose product MNTRKLSTHVLNTANGKAVANIKITTYRLDELQEWRALRPSQTNTDGRCLLLENSDFTHGIYKLTFHVGAYYASQNMKTLYPAIDIIVDCSEDQNYHIPLLLSSYGYTTYRGT is encoded by the coding sequence atgaaTACCCGAAAACTTTCCACACATGTTCTAAATACTGCAAACGGCAAGGCagtagcaaatattaaaataactaCATATCGCCTGGATGAGCTGCAAGAATGGCGGGCTTTACGTCCATCGCAAACCAACACGGATGGACGCTGTCTGCTTCTGGAAAATAGTGATTTTACCCATGGCATCTATAAGTTAACTTTTCATGTGGGTGCCTATTATGCCAGCCAGAATATGAAAACTCTTTACCCAGCTATCGACATCATTGTGGACTGTAGTGAAGATCAAAATTATCATATTCCGCTGTTACTCAGCAGTTACGGTTACACGACTTATCGCGGCACTTAG